Part of the Trichoderma asperellum chromosome 1, complete sequence genome is shown below.
AATTCGTTAGACCCGCGAGAGGTCTGGTCCTCGGTGAAACTGTCCTGCATTCCTGCAGCGGACTCGACTTTTTTGAAGCTGGTTGGCATGCTTGAGGCGATGTATAGGGCTGGtgcagatttttttttttttttcggagAAGGAAATTGGTTAGGTGTAGATTAAATACCATATAATTTAAGCATAGTGAGCGATTCCGATACTACAAAGGCCGCGAATGCAGCGAATTAAAGCCATAAGTAACAAAGATGCCCAGCTATCGAAGCTCCTTTGGTTGCTCTACTGACTAGGCCTAGGTAAGATGCGGATTAATGTGGACCATGTGTGTTGGTTCAGCTAAACTTAGTTTTATTGAAATGACTGTATCCAACTTATTGTCATTGGTGTAAGGGCGTTAGACTCTTTATTGAATTAGCTCTGCTGGCTTGTATTGAGCATGGGCCAATATTCAACAAAGGGCTGTTAACCTGCTCAGCCGGAAACGTACTTTAGTAAACACAATTCGTTGCGAGGTAAGCTGCACTTATGTCCTTCCAATCCACGTAGGGGGTGAGTAGCGCCAGAACTAGTTTCAGGTTCACAACTTAAAACCTTCAGAGCTATAGCTATCTGACTAAACGTGTGTCCTTTTGGGGCCACCTTTGTCACGGAAGAACGTAACCTCCATCAATGAGGAGATCGCTTCCTGTCATATAAGTCGACGCATCGCTAGCAAGATACAAGTATAAGCCCTTGATCTCCTTGACATGACCTTGCCTACCCATCGTTGACATCCGATAAGCCTCGTTGATAGCCAGAGGGTTCGCGCCCATTTTTGTATCGAAGAATCCAGGTGATACTATATTGACTCTTGCAAACTCTTGCCATTCACGAGCGAGAGACTTTCCGAAGTGTGTTACGAAAGATTTGGTCGCGTTATACACTGGCTGATCCACAGGCACATTGACGATATGGGCGCTCATGCTAGACGTGATGATTAGGTTGCCAAAACCTTGGCTTTTGAAGACCTCGCCAACGTATTTGGAGCAAAACACCACGCCGTCCACTTTTCCTGTAATTAGCATGCCATTTACCGATAGACGGGCGCCGGGTTTACGTACCATTTACAGACATCTGTTTACGATACTCATCTAGTGTTTGCTCTAGAATAGGCTTTGAGATTGCTATGCCTTAAGCCGTTTCAATGTCTGGCCTCTTGTTCTCGTATTATTAACGCTCTGTATAACTCACCTGCGTTTGCAACAAAGACGTCGATCTTGCCGAAATCTTTGACGACCCTACCGATGGTTGAGCTCACTTGGTCAGCTTGGGATACTATAAAACATGTTAGCGGTGAAGGCATATTTAGATAGTAGATACAAAAGAGTCCCACCATCGACTTGATAAGTAACGGCTTTGATCTTATAAGTATCGCTGAAGCTCTTGGCTTTCTCAACTGCTGCGTCGTTCCTTGAGGTCGATGTAAGCATATTTCATAGAAATTGTATAATCGACAATGGACTTTGAGGGAGAAGCTCACGAATTATACCACATTGCGACATTTGCACCTGCTTCTACCATGGCCTCTACCACGGCAAGGCCAATTCCATCAGAAGCTCCCGTCACCACGACGACCTTGTCCTTCATCTGGAACTGCTCAATAACATTATGCGGAGTATTGGGGATCGGACGCGGGAATCCCGGCCGGACCTTTGTGCAATCTTCAACTGTCATAGACATTTTGATGCAGAAGTTGTATTGCTAAAGCTTGAAACCAGATTTCCTGGGTGAGTTTATATGtgctttataagtattacCTTGAGCCATCTTGAAGCAACCCCTCATCAGGACCCAAAGACGGCAGAACGCGGGAGACCCACTCCGACCCGGGCGACTGAGGACCGATCGGCAGCCAAAATCTGGAACTCTGAAGCCGGTCGTCACTTAAGTATGATGAATGTATTATTCACAAGAGGGAAGCtggtgaagaggaggggTGTAAATCATTTTCCAAAATGAAATTTAGTGATGACTAGACAGTATTGATTCAGATGGATGAAACTAGAAGTAGATCAACATAGTTAGAGAACCAATGGCGCCTCAGAGCCATTGACCTCTTAACATATAtgattaatttatatagaaaCGGTCGATGTTGAAGTATGCGAGTATGAATCTTCGAAAATTGAATTATAGCCTTAGAACTAGTTTTGGATCATCTCTAGCCTCGCTCTTCCTGCCCACAGAGTCCACATCCAGATGCCAACCACTATCAGAACGtcaaaaaagctaaaaacaAGACTGCCTCCAAATATGAGACTATGGTAAGTCCATGCATTATTCTCGTCTAAATGGACAACCTGGCACACTATTGCCCAGGGGAGAACATATAGCAAGTTGCTTGCTAAGCTTTGATACAAATACCACTTCGGCCTTGTAGCTAGCAAAATAGTCGCAAGTTGTGTTGACATTGCGTAAAAGATATAGCACCAGTCAATTGTCCGCCACATGTGCGCAGTGACATCGGCTACTTCGCTCGATCCACTAATATAGAGCGCAAATGGCCGGGCACCGAATGCGGAGAGAAATATTGCCATAGGAACCTCAATTATTAGGGCTATCACAAGTGATCGTAGGGCAGGGTCGATGAGGTTATAGATCTCTTTCCCGCTTGCTCTTGGCCTTCTGTTATGGATCCCAATGTGTTGTCGCCACTGTCCCCATTTATGGCCGATGAATTGGAGAGATGTTGCTTCGAGTGCCTGCACAGGAACCATGACCAAGCCCCAACGAATGGTGTTGAAAACGCCCCAAGCAGTGGCATACACTGATCCTAGTGCAATAACAGTGGTGACAAGCCAAAGATATAGCGCATTTCTGATAGCTGATTCGGTAAAACAGATGAGCCCAGGCCTCAGCAGGATCCGTAGTCCTCGAATGCTTGGAGAAGTAAAACTGCGACTCTCTATGGAGTGGCCCTCCAGGTGATCTTGATGCTGTTTCCggagagcagagaagctcACAAAGTAGAGGAAATAAGCCAGTCCCACGAGCGCGGCTGTCAAATTACAGGCCAACTGAATGATGCCCTGCATGTTGACGGTTGGTTGGAAAGAGCCGACATGGTAACGAGAGATGATTAGCAAATCCAGAATAATATTAACGGCGAACTTGACCGAGCTGATGACCAACGGGACATCAGGCTTGTCCAAGGATCTCGTGGCTGATGCAACAGCAGTTTCAATCGCACCGCTCAAGACGGTGAAAGAAGTAATGCGCACATAAGTCAGGCTCGCAGCGCGCACTTCTTCCGGTACAAAACTGTCGGCAAATCTTGGCGCAGCgccgaggaagatgacaCTCAATATAAATCCTAGCAGAGACTGGAAAGCAATCAAGGTGTGTGTTAATTGCAGACGCTCAGCAAGATTCCGCGATGCCTTATCCCCAATGATGACCCAGGCGGCTCTTGGAAGGCCTTCGTTGATAGCCTCAGAGGCAGTGTTCATATAGGTATAGGCATCTGTTGTAACCACCATTGAGGAATCGATATCAGCCACCCAGAGTTTTGATAGCGTTCCGTAGAGAGCGGGAAGAATAAATGCTGCCACGTTGAAGACGAGCGATCCAAAATAGCGATCACGATGCAGCGTTGGCTTCCATGATCTTTCTTGTGCGTCGATATTAATCACTCTCGGGTTGAAGACCGCCGAAGAGTTCAACGCATCGGTCTCTTGGTTCTCGGGAGTGCTGTCCCGACTATCGGTACCCATTTCTTCTCCAGACGATTTTCAGCCTCGCAGTATGAAATTATGAGATGTATATCGATTGCTAAGATCGATGTAAGACAAAGCGAAGTATTAGACCAGACGAAAGCAGTATTCTAGCACGCAACTTATCCGCAATATACATCTATACATCCTGTTTTCTTGCCCTTTTATATCCCAGAGTGTAGAGCAGATCATGCGGGGTAACACTCTGAGCCGCTGCACCAACATATTGAGTTTCTTGGCGTGGATGTATTtccagcaaagcaaagcgTCTGTATGCGGTTGTAGGCCGCCCGCGCAATGGATGCTGCAACCATCCTATTGCGGCCTAGATTCTCTCCTTCATACTGCCACCCGCATCAATTGCAGCTAGCCATTGACTTTATTTTCCCTAATGACCAATTGTAGATCGCTCAGCGAACTTCTTGCTATATCTACTCAATTATGGTAAtccgtcttcttcaaagcCAATTCTCTGCAAAGTGCTTCTTTCAACGAGATTTCTCTCCATCATACAGGTTGTTTTTGGCATCGTTATCGCCTCCGTATGCACGGCTGCTAATAGTTTATCTTTCGATCTCCTTATTTTCGGAGAGGTGATTGATAAAACACTGGCATCTGCATAGCTCTTCGATCAAATACTTGATCGCATCAACATAACAGCGACCAGAAACAAAAGCTGCTCCCAAGGCACTGCCATACTTACCATACTCCAGAATTGCATTAACATCAGCCCGGTTTTCAATCAACAAACGACAAACATCTAGTTTGCCCGCATAACTGCCATATCTACCGCATTTCAGAGGGGCATTAACATCTGCTCTGTGTTTGATCAGCAGTTGACAGACTCCCCGCCGTAAAGCCGCTGCCAGAGCGCTGCCGTATTTCCCACATTAGAGTTGACCTTGATATTGGGGTTTGAGGGCAAAACCGTGGGCGATCCGAACAAAATAGGACGATCAACCATAGATGGTGCCGTAGAAGATACTGCATCCATGTCTGTCTGGCCACGGTTACGAGTCTTGACCTTGGGTTTGATACATACGGGACACCAAACTTGGCTTAGAGCGTGTTCCAACtagctcctcttcttcacgctGTTTACGGCCCATAATCCACGAGGCAAGTCAACTGTCGGCGAGCGATGATATTCGCGTTAGTTTAATTGGCAGCGCTTCAATAATACTGAGGGGTTGGGCGCTCGTTCTCAGCCGATGTCCAAGTGGCTGTCAGGCGTTCAGCGCTCTTACTGGTCCAACAGCGCATAGCCACATCAGGCAGATTGCGGCTCCAACAATAGGtgtagctattttaatactttCTTGCATTTGAGAACTCATTGTTTCTTGAACACATCGAGCATGTGCCATTCGACGATTGGCAGCATCTCTATTGTGGTGCTTGAATCATGAGTTACCCCGTATAGGATACATTTTCGCCGGATCCATACAACAAAGGCGCTAAGGCGAGTTGGTGGAGTGGTCTAACACGTGCGACTCAAGATAATATCTTGATCCTTAAACAGGATTTCGCATCTCGCAAGAGGCGTGGGTTCGAATCCCACACTCGTCAGTCTTTGattttttgtctctctttcctttttttttggaacttttttaagctttgCTCTAATTCTACAAACGTctaaaaaatacaaaaaaaaaaaagccacccATCTTTGAAGCgctttgactttttttccccacgTCTACCTAGGATTAATGAATAGGTAAATAATGTGCATTAAGTTAAGTTATCTCGTCTTTCAATCAAGCTCGTCTCTATATATAacaaataattttttttttattatcgcCATccgttttaattttattacctGAATAGGGTAACCCTGTTACTGGCAACTTATGTGTAATATAAGCTGCTTTTCTTTAGATACTTGAAATTTATTATCGTTGATATCCAAACGAACTGCAGCATGTATCCTGCAGCTCAACCAAACACCCAAGTTCTACTTCCATAAGACTAATCTaagagaaaatattatataattaagaaTGTTAGAGAAATATTCTCAAAAAGCCATGATGCTACCTTAACGCCCGCTATCAGTGAATCCTGCCATGCTTCCCTTGCGCCTCAAGTCGCCTGCTTTGAGCTTCCGCACAACTTGATAAGACCGATCCAATTCGTTCTCAACAGTACACCGTATCTTGAGCGCCGCCACCGCGGGCCACACACTCCTCTCACCCCTCAATATCCAATAATTCAGAGTATCTTGAGTGGGTGTCTCAAGCAGGCGAACAAAGTCACTAGCAGTAACTTCAGGTACCAGCGTCATCGATGCCGCAGGCACTTGCTCGTCTATCAAGAAGCGACGGATACTCGCCGGTACAAGACGGAGCGAATCCAGCTGCCGCAGGCGGTGCCTTATTTCGAGTCCCACCATACGAACGAGAAAAGCCGAAAGCTGGGTCGTCTTGCTTCGAGTCTCCAGTAGAGATGGTCCATGCATATCAGATTGTAAAAAGGGAATCAGATAAGGCCTAGCTTGACTAACAATAAAATGGTTCACGTTGAACAGCTCGGCAATCCGTCTAAGAGGGGAATCACGGTCTGTGTAGGAAGCATGAGTCCAGTGGCGGAAGTCGGTTGTGTTTGCCGGAGCCCAAGGAACAATGTTGCCATGCGCATCTTTGCACAGAATTGTGACCTTGGAATGGCCATATAAAGAGGGCGAAGATGCATTCGAGGCGACAGCGGCCGTCCAAATCAACTATTCACGCAGAGTTAGCACAGAAACAGCAAATGCCCAGTGTCTATTCGACATACCACATTCGGCGCAGTGATATAGTTTAAGAGAGTCGGGACACCAGCCCCCTGACCATCAGTCGCCACGGTTATATTCAGGACTCTTTTGCTGCGATTATACGCCTCCTCGAATGTTAAGTCGCCAACATTTGCTCTCACGCATTCCTCAAGAACGGTAACGTCCAAGAAGTAGCCCTCCCTCGAGAACCGTCGAATTCTTCGCATTAGAGTATTCCATCGCGAGCCTAGTGACTGCTGAGCAGGAATTTGGCCATCCTCATTTCTCCCCTTGGATGCAAAGGCACTGAGATCGATGCCATCGCCCCGGAGAACGCCTGGTAGCTCCTCTTCGGTATGTATGGCTACCAACGCTGCGATCAATGCACCAGTCGCCGTTCCGGTGATGATTCGCGGCAATAGGCCTCTGAGGAACAGGGCTTTGACCACTCCAAGATGGCAAAGACCAAAGATGGCGCCACCTTGAAGGACCAGTGTACTCCGCCCAAACGCCTGTCTTGTATCATGGATGAAATCCAACTTCATCTGATTTGTTAATGCTTTGTCATGAGCATACAGGCCAGACGCGGCACTCGTTGGAAGAGTGCTTATGTCTTCCACTGATTCGGCCACTTGGGCGATGTATTCTTCAATCAGGTATTTTGTCCCCGAGAAAGATCGATTATATAGCTTCGGTACGGAAATATTCCCGAGGTTGCGTACGAGGCCCGAGCGAAGCAAGTTGACGAGCTGCTCATAGTTGTTCTCTTCTCGTGCGATTATTAAGGAGTCTAGACGTTCTGTTATAAGCGCCCAATCGTAATATTTAGATGTCGGATTATTCCTCCTGTAAGTGCCATCACGGTTAGTGCAAGTTTCCTCCAACTCCAATGCAGAAAGAAGCCAATGCCATACCACAGGTCGAGTCCCAGCAAGTTGTCGAGATGAAGTGCCGCCTCCTCCCAATCCTCAAACGTCTCTGCAttgcgcagcagctcaagccaCAGCTTGACAGGGTTCTTTCGCGTATACCAGCTCAAGAGCTTCTTCAAGGGCGTCAGAAAGACGAGCATTGCGATGGGGAGCAACAATGAAAACGCCGTTACCTTGCGCCAGAACGTAGCCACgtccaccaccaccctccATATAGACAGCACTAACCCCATGATTGCCGAGGAACGCTTTCACGCGCAACGTCAGACCATTTCACGAGGGCCGCTGCGCTGTCACTCCGTATCTGTCGGCACACGTTGCACGGTGGGTCGGTCGGTTCAGTTCACGGCGCGCCGAGTGGGAGGCCAAGCCGGCATCGTCGAGCCAACGCCGGCGGTACTGAGGGTGAAGGTCGAGCGCGAAGTAGCAGGTCTTGAGGTCTTGTGACAATGGCGTTGTTTGGCTATTGTGTGAATCGTCGCAGGCGCGTTTTTGCTGATTTGGTTGCTGTGGTCTGGTCAGAGAAAACCAAGCCCCGGACAGCGCCACGACAATTGATTACATTGCCGGCTTGTCTTTTGCCGGCTTCCCACGGCCTGGCCGCTAAATTAAAAGAGATGAGCATGTGATGGATTGTTGAGAAGGGTATGAGATCACCCCGGGGTAGTGCGCCACAGCGCCACATTTCTGGCTTAGCGTTCCTGGACACACATAGCTTTGCTTATGGATAGCGGATAGCGGATAACGTGCATTAGTATGAAGTGCCATGTGCATTATCGATATAATGCTCCATGCATCAATCATGCACTAAAACAGCAGTTGGAGCTTGACTTCAGTGTTTAATTCTACGACCGCCTGCTCTATTCAGCATCTACATGAGTATCCAAGTACATAAGAATGCCTCATCATGAGATAAATCAGAGAGGAAATTCCACAACAGTCTCTTACAAAAGTGGAGGCATCGCAGGGGCCACATATGTAATACTAGGCATCTCAACGTTTTTGCCGGGACCGTCTTTGCCACCATCAGGTGCCTGGCCCAAACCAAACAAGCCAATGTTGGGAGCTGCTGTTTTGCCTAGTACATAATATGGAGCGAGCGAATCGACTAATGGGTCAGTCTCTGAATGCGGGATCATTCGATCTAGCCATATTGACGCGTTACACGGTCTTAATTTGAAGGATACAAAAAATGGTAGTTGAATGCACATAGCTACACACTAGTGTACGGGAAAAAGCAATTGTGACCGAACTCCCATCTGTATCTTTTTTGCAGTATCAATTACTAggtaaattaagttatacaagacaaaaaaaaaaggccgaATGAAGCCTTTGTCAATGAGCAgctgcttcatcttcccCAGCTGCGAGTCTCCTTATTAAACGCCTcagtcatcgtcatcgtcaatAATGTTTCGCCGCCTGCCCGATCTGCCAGAAGTCTCCATCGGTTCCACCTCATCTCCTTCcgcatcctcgtcatcttcgggTTCTTTAGTTCGTTGCCTTTTAGATCGTggagcttcatcttcgtcatcatcgtccaagatgtcctcctcttcgtcttcatcagcaCCACTCTCAACCTCCTCGTCACTGCCCACCAAAAAGCCATCATCCAAGTCGTAGTCCTCATGCCGCGAGACACCCTGGGGAAGATCATCATCAGAGTCATATTCTGGACGCCGTCTCTTGGGTCGCGCAGAGCCAGGAGCCCCTCTCTTTCGGGCTGCACCAGATCGAGCGCCCTCCAACCCGCCAATGGACAGGCCACCGCGGCCAGATCGCCCCAGTCCGCCATCCATCTTTGCTACGGCGTTCTCGCGCTTTCGCTGGGCTTTCATCCGCTCCTTCTCTGCCAACTCGGCTTGCTTCTTCTGTAGCTCAGGGTCCACAGTCGTTTTGATAAtcatgccgctgctggcagaCGACTTGCTAGCCAAAGCCATCCTCTCTGCCAAGACAGACAGGGCATTATCTCCAACAGCCTTGTTTGGTCTCACCGTGTACTGTTCTGTCAAGTGGCCCACCGTCATTAACAGATTGCTGCTTAATTCAGCGGCCGCAGCGTAGTAATGACCGTCTTTTAGTTCATCGTAAGGCTGTCCTTTGCCCGGAGCCAGCGCTTTCTTCTGGATTTCATATTGTTCGCCTCCGATAGAAATCGTAACAGAACCATCACTCCACCGGTAAATATTCGTGTTGCTCTTCAATTCATTTGTGGCAGCGTCTCTACGAACACGCACAACGTGTTTTGGATGCTCTGCCTTTGCGTTCTCCATGTCGAATTCAGACGGCCGGAATGATTCTTCTTCGTATGGCTCGGGGAGGAATTTGACGAACTTTGGGACGCGCAGTATCCGAAGCTGGTATAACAGTTAGCCGTTTGATCACCCAGAGACATGCATGACGATCCAAAACACTCACCGCGTCATCAGATGGTTTAGGGACACGATGGCGATATGCCTGCACAGCCATAAcgactctctcttttgtttcatGTCGCGACTGGCTCCCCTCGTACTCTCGTGGCTCAGCATCGCCGTAAGCTTCGGCATCTGAGGCAAGTTCATCATCGTCTAGAATGCGTCCCTGGGGCGAGGCATCTCCTTCGTCACCCTCATCTCCAAAAAGGTCATCGCCGCCCTCGTCGATGGCATCGAGGGGATCCTCCGAATCGGACATTGTGTCTTGCTGCAAACGAGTTATCGCCCAAAAATTCGTTTCTAGTTATTCTCGGGCGCAAAAAAGAGCACCAGGGTACCAATAAGTCGAATAGCGGATGGGCGAGGATGAACGAGGATTGCGAGGCTGCAGCTTCGAAATCTGCTGCGCGAGTGGAAGAGCGCGGTTCACAATTGACTGCAGTTCAGCGCCTGTGGCTGATGAGGCTGCACCAGCCACACTGAGCAATTGCTGTGCGTAGCGCTGCTTAGTCATAAAGTCTGCAGCAGGAAATTACATGTATGCGGATATCTCATCCAATTGGCGCAAGGCTGGCCATATACTAGCAGAATAATGGGTGGGTTAATGCTAGGTAGTAGGGTAGCAGCGCAGCATCCTGCATGTGAAAAGCTATGATAGTCCATGAGGACAATACCTACTCTATTAGAACATGTGAAAGGGAAGTATtttcagaagaagaacagttgccaaaaaaaaaaaaaaagtaattgcCCTTGTTTGATAGATGGCTCAGTCTCAGTCTCCGGCATCACATACACGCAGTCGGTTCGCAAACATACAAGTAGTGAGATGCCACCAGGATaattacaaaaaaaagggtcttCTCTCTGATATCTCGTCGACAACTGCTGATAACCTGTTCAACTTGGCAAAGTCGCCGCCAATAGCACAAACCCAGGCCCCAATCAGCCGCTAATGGCCAACCTGAAACCTCCACACGCCCAAGCCATCTCATTACTCGATCCAAAATGCACTAATTCCCCGTGTCAATACGCCGCACTTCGTACTTCGTACTTTGTTATAGCGCCCGCCAGTCAACTGCTACCAAGTGCTACCTGTTAATAACGGCCTCGTCGTCACGTATTACTAGTCTAAAACTTAAGCCCAACAGCCCGTCGGCGCGGCTTGGATATCTTAGCTTTTAACAACTCACACAAGGAGaatctctcctttttctggCCTCCGAATTGGCCACTTTTCAAGCCCGgcagcagcccagcaagACAGACTGCACCGAGTCCATCCCATCTGCAGCTCTCTGGACCGGCTATCCTGCACccctatttttttctctgcatAGGATCCCGTGACAAGGCTGGAGCCACCCTGACCACTGTTTACTGCACCCACCACTTTCACCCCGCCTTTTCACAATGTCCAACCTCTTTTCTGGGATGTAAGTGCTGCGGGTTGACTCTGGCTgttgttttcttgtttttgctttttgctctttgctcctcttccatTTCATCCTCCACTCTGTTTTTCAGGTATGTTCCTTTGAAGtcgcagctgctgcattCCCTTCTTGGAAAACTGCCCGATTAGGCTTCATTGAGGGGAGGGGTCCTGAAACAGGCATCCCCAGCGGTGAGGGGCAAGTGTCTCGAGCAGCCTGTTCATATATCTAGGATGCTGTTTTCGCCATTGAATGCCATCTGCGTTAGCATCTCCGTGGAATATCTCGTCGCAACAAAGCTCAAATGCTTGGGCTTCTCCGGGTTGCTTTGGGACCGTTCAATGCGGCCAGGAAGTCGAGCTGGGCACCCCGGCCGGGAGAAGCTCCCAAGGGGCCACTTTTAGGCATTGTCGTCGATATCTGAGAGACAGCTCTCATCACTTGAGCCATGCTGCATCGGTATTGCTGGCGGATGCTATATACGGAGCCCTTCTCATGTCGATAGCAGCCATACAGTGAATGGCACTTGGCAGCTGCACTTGAAAACTCTCCTAAGTCGACATGGCCTGGATGCGTCTCGCGTGCCTTATATACTCCCAGCAGAGGAGACAAGGCTGCAAGGCCAATCTCCACCCCTGATACCGATTTATCATATTTCCTATTTTGTTACCCCTTTCCCACTCACCACTCACCTtttctatttataaaagccggACACGCACACGCCATTCCCTGCACGCTTCGGCATCTGTATCAACTTAAACCTCATGCGAGACGCTAAAGACATTTAAGCGAAGCTCACGCGTCTCTCTCGgcctctgctctgctatTTTGCCCACCGCGCTGACACATCACTATCGACCTGTTGTTGATTCAGACTATAATTTGCGTCTTTCCACTAACCAAATCCCCTAGTAACGCTCGTCTCCGAGGCGGGCCTAAAAGCCCATCCCCATCACAAAGTTCCCAGGGCCCCCTGCCGCATCCCTCATCCGACGTCGCCTCATCTCCCAAGACATCTTCGGCCAGGCTACCTGAGAGAACTCCCTCTTTTCCCGCTTCAacctc
Proteins encoded:
- a CDS encoding uncharacterized protein (TransMembrane:11 (o47-67i122-144o164-183i195-218o230-251i302-321o327-347i383-402o422-444i456-474o486-511i)~EggNog:ENOG41): MGTDSRDSTPENQETDALNSSAVFNPRVINIDAQERSWKPTLHRDRYFGSLVFNVAAFILPALYGTLSKLWVADIDSSMVVTTDAYTYMNTASEAINEGLPRAAWVIIGDKASRNLAERLQLTHTLIAFQSLLGFILSVIFLGAAPRFADSFVPEEVRAASLTYVRITSFTVLSGAIETAVASATRSLDKPDVPLVISSVKFAVNIILDLLIISRYHVGSFQPTVNMQGIIQLACNLTAALVGLAYFLYFVSFSALRKQHQDHLEGHSIESRSFTSPSIRGLRILLRPGLICFTESAIRNALYLWLVTTVIALGSVYATAWGVFNTIRWGLVMVPVQALEATSLQFIGHKWGQWRQHIGIHNRRPRASGKEIYNLIDPALRSLVIALIIEVPMAIFLSAFGARPFALYISGSSEVADVTAHMWRTIDWCYIFYAMSTQLATILLATRPKWYLYQSLASNLLYVLPWAIVCQVVHLDENNAWTYHSLIFGGSLVFSFFDVLIVVGIWMWTLWAGRARLEMIQN
- a CDS encoding uncharacterized protein (TransMembrane:3 (o20-39i202-223o229-247i)) encodes the protein MGLVLSIWRVVVDVATFWRKVTAFSLLLPIAMLVFLTPLKKLLSWYTRKNPVKLWLELLRNAETFEDWEEAALHLDNLLGLDLWRNNPTSKYYDWALITERLDSLIIAREENNYEQLVNLLRSGLVRNLGNISVPKLYNRSFSGTKYLIEEYIAQVAESVEDISTLPTSAASGLYAHDKALTNQMKLDFIHDTRQAFGRSTLVLQGGAIFGLCHLGVVKALFLRGLLPRIITGTATGALIAALVAIHTEEELPGVLRGDGIDLSAFASKGRNEDGQIPAQQSLGSRWNTLMRRIRRFSREGYFLDVTVLEECVRANVGDLTFEEAYNRSKRVLNITVATDGQGAGVPTLLNYITAPNVLIWTAAVASNASSPSLYGHSKVTILCKDAHGNIVPWAPANTTDFRHWTHASYTDRDSPLRRIAELFNVNHFIVSQARPYLIPFLQSDMHGPSLLETRSKTTQLSAFLVRMVGLEIRHRLRQLDSLRLVPASIRRFLIDEQVPAASMTLVPEVTASDFVRLLETPTQDTLNYWILRGERSVWPAVAALKIRCTVENELDRSYQVVRKLKAGDLRRKGSMAGFTDSGR